GGCGCACGAGTTTGATCCGGCCCATCCAGACGATGTACAGCGCGTCGGGCGGGTCGCCCTGGAAGAACACATAGGCGTCTTTGGGGAAACAGTGGCCGTGCAACAAGGGCGCAATCGCCTCCCAGTCCTCCTCCGTCAGGCCGCGAAAAAGCGGGACAGAGCGGGCAACTTGCACCATATTCCAGTGCAACTTGTCCAGGCGGGGGCCGGCTCGGCTCGTGGTTTCGACCATTTCCAATCAGCAAGTGGTGTGCGATGGCGTCGCAGCCGGTCGGCTGCGGCAGCAAGGATGCATTCTAGCACAATAGAACGGTTGTCGGCAATGCGAATGGTGGCCGGGCTGTCTGGCGCGGCTCTGCCTCTACCTGTTAAGATAAGCCCTGCACCCCGGCCGCCCCTCTGGTCGCCGCTTTCCGTTCCGTCGCCCCGCCGGCCTGCTCACCCCTCCTGTTCGATGATCCGCACCGTCTTCATGGGCACGCCCGACTTCGCCGTTCCCACCTTGCGCGCCTTGCTCGAAAACCCCGCTTATCATCTCGTCGGCGTCGTCACCCAGCCCGACCGCCAGGCCGGACGCGGGGGCGGGGGCGGACGCCGGGTGCAGATGTCACCGGTCAAGGAAGCAGCGCTGGCGGCGGGCGTTCCCATCCTGCAACCCGAGCGCCTGCGCCGGCCCGAAGCCCTGGCGCAACTGGCCGCGCTCGCCCCCGATCTCATCATCGTCGCCGCCTACGGCCAGATCCTGCGACCGGAGGTGCTGGCCCTGCCGCGCTTCGGTTGTCTCAATGTCCATGCCTCGCTCTTGCCGCGCTGGCGTGGGGCCGCCCCCATCGCCGCTGCCATCCTTGCCGGCGACGCCGCCACGGGCAGCACGATCATGCGCATGGACGAGGGCATGGACACCGGCCCCATCCTTGCCCAGGCCGAGGAAGCGATCCGCCCGGGCGACACGACCGGCAGCCTGGGCGAGCGGCTGGCGGAGCAAGGGGCGCGCCTGCTCCTGAGCACGCTGCCGGGCTACCTGGCTGGCGACATCCTCCCCCGGCCGCAGCCTGAGACGGGCGCCACCCTCTGCCGACCGCTGCAAAAAGAGCAAGGGCGCATCGATTGGCGGCAGCCGGCGGCGCAGATCGAGCGCATGGTGCGGGCTTTCGACCCCTGGCCGGGCGCGTTCACGACCTGGGACGGCCAACAGCTGAAGATCGGCCGGGCGCAGGCCATCGCCGGGCAGGAGGAACCGGGCCGGGTGCTGCGCCGGCAGGGGCAGATCGCCATCGGCACGGGCGAGGGGCTGCTGGTGGCGTCGGCGCTGCAACTGGCGGGGCGGAAGATGCTGGGCGGGAAAGAATTCCTGGCCGGGCGGCCGGATTTCATCGGCGCGGCCCTGTCCCCGGCTATGGCATGATTTCCCGTATGAAGTTCCTCAACACGGAACTGCGATCGGTCGGCCCCACGCTGTTACGGCTCTCACCCCAACCCCGCATCTCTGGCCCTGGCCACTGCCTCGCCCCGGCTGGCGACCTGCAACTTGCCGTAAATCTCCGAGACCTGATTCCGCACCGTCTTCGGGCTGAGCACAAGCCGGTCGGCAATGGCCTGGTTGGTCAGGCCCTGGGCGATCAGGCCCAGGATCTCCCGTTCGCGGTGGGTGAGCTGGGGAAAAGGCTCGGCCTGGGAGCGGTCTCTGGCGAAAAAGGCCAGGACGCGCTCAGCAATGCCGGGGCTGAAGATGGTACCGCCCTCGGCGACGGTGCGAATTGCCTGCACAGTGGCGTCGCCCTCCGCGCCTTTGAGCAGGTAGCCACGCGCACCGGCGCGCATGGCCGCGAAAACAGTCTCGTCCTCGAGCATCGAGAGGATCAGGATGCCTGTTCCCG
This window of the Caldilineales bacterium genome carries:
- the fmt gene encoding methionyl-tRNA formyltransferase, which gives rise to MIRTVFMGTPDFAVPTLRALLENPAYHLVGVVTQPDRQAGRGGGGGRRVQMSPVKEAALAAGVPILQPERLRRPEALAQLAALAPDLIIVAAYGQILRPEVLALPRFGCLNVHASLLPRWRGAAPIAAAILAGDAATGSTIMRMDEGMDTGPILAQAEEAIRPGDTTGSLGERLAEQGARLLLSTLPGYLAGDILPRPQPETGATLCRPLQKEQGRIDWRQPAAQIERMVRAFDPWPGAFTTWDGQQLKIGRAQAIAGQEEPGRVLRRQGQIAIGTGEGLLVASALQLAGRKMLGGKEFLAGRPDFIGAALSPAMA
- a CDS encoding response regulator transcription factor, with protein sequence MKILIADDHPVFRFGLKTLIATEPDLEVVGEAANGARAIALAAELAPDVILMDINMPGVNGIEATRQITGARPGTGILILSMLEDETVFAAMRAGARGYLLKGAEGDATVQAIRTVAEGGTIFSPGIAERVLAFFARDRSQAEPFPQLTHREREILGLIAQGLTNQAIADRLVLSPKTVRNQVSEIYGKLQVASRGEAVARARDAGLG